The proteins below are encoded in one region of Clostridium cylindrosporum DSM 605:
- a CDS encoding GTP-binding protein has protein sequence MKEVKASEREELSIVVVGHVDHGKSTLIGRLLNDTGSLPDGAIEKVKKLSEAKGKNFEYAYLLDAFEEEQKQGITIDITRLRFLTEKRDYIIIDAPGHKEFLKNMVTGAASANAAFLLIDANEGIQEQSKRHCYILSLLGIKKVYVLVNKMDLVDYSEERYEKIKEDFNVFLSNLNIYPEEYIPVSAYNGENLTKKSDKMPWYKGLSVIETMDSIEKPAGKEFNPLRLPIQDVYKFDSRRIIAGKIESGSISVGDEVTIYPSAKKTRVKSIEYWVEKDKKDTVYAGESVGITFEDEFFNKRGEIVTKGDIVPTVSNILSANLFWLGKSPLVKNKKYKLKLATQEVECEVIAINKVVDAATLETLKDSQEVKKNDVSEITIKTKEPVAFDDFSTIEEMGRFVIIDDYNISGGGILNPVEDTLKRNFGDIKTQDVAIKKRLVSREEREEVLGQEGKVIWLTGKPGSGKNEIASKLERRLNDLGKKVYYLNSTNLRFGISSDLTFSDEDVHEHVRRIAEIANLFQDAGYITIVTSVSRFKEDRESAKNIIGAKNYYEIYVDANDDICKERSSRPACEAEAAIIGYEKADYPVTSLFIEEVDFDSDKKVDSLIDALNL, from the coding sequence ATGAAAGAGGTAAAGGCGTCAGAAAGAGAAGAATTAAGTATAGTTGTTGTAGGACACGTAGACCATGGTAAGTCAACTCTTATAGGAAGACTTTTAAATGATACAGGTTCTCTTCCAGATGGAGCAATTGAAAAGGTAAAGAAGCTTTCAGAAGCTAAGGGAAAGAATTTTGAGTATGCATACCTTCTTGATGCATTTGAAGAAGAGCAAAAGCAAGGTATAACAATAGATATAACAAGACTTAGATTTTTAACTGAAAAAAGAGATTACATCATAATAGATGCACCAGGACATAAGGAGTTCCTAAAGAACATGGTAACTGGGGCAGCATCAGCTAATGCAGCATTTCTACTAATTGATGCTAATGAAGGAATACAAGAGCAATCAAAGAGACATTGCTACATACTATCTCTTCTAGGAATAAAGAAGGTATATGTACTAGTTAATAAAATGGACCTTGTAGACTATTCAGAGGAAAGATATGAAAAAATTAAGGAAGACTTTAACGTATTCCTAAGTAACCTAAATATCTATCCAGAGGAATATATCCCTGTATCAGCATACAATGGTGAAAACCTAACTAAGAAATCAGACAAAATGCCTTGGTACAAGGGTCTTAGCGTTATAGAAACAATGGATTCAATTGAAAAGCCAGCTGGAAAAGAATTTAATCCACTAAGACTACCAATCCAAGACGTATATAAGTTTGATAGCAGAAGAATAATAGCAGGAAAGATTGAAAGTGGAAGCATATCAGTTGGAGATGAAGTAACTATATACCCAAGTGCTAAGAAGACAAGAGTTAAGAGCATTGAATACTGGGTAGAAAAGGACAAAAAGGACACTGTATATGCAGGTGAAAGTGTTGGTATAACATTTGAAGATGAATTCTTCAACAAAAGAGGAGAAATTGTAACTAAGGGAGACATAGTTCCAACAGTTTCAAATATCCTAAGTGCTAACCTATTCTGGCTTGGTAAAAGCCCACTTGTTAAGAATAAGAAGTACAAGCTAAAGCTTGCAACTCAAGAAGTTGAATGTGAAGTTATAGCTATTAATAAGGTAGTAGATGCGGCAACTCTTGAAACTCTTAAGGATTCTCAAGAAGTTAAGAAAAACGACGTATCAGAAATCACTATTAAGACAAAGGAGCCTGTAGCATTTGATGATTTCTCAACTATCGAAGAAATGGGTAGATTTGTAATAATAGATGACTATAATATCAGCGGTGGTGGTATCCTAAACCCTGTTGAAGATACATTAAAGAGAAACTTTGGAGACATTAAGACTCAAGACGTAGCTATTAAGAAGAGACTTGTTTCAAGAGAAGAAAGAGAAGAAGTTCTTGGACAAGAAGGAAAAGTTATATGGCTAACAGGAAAACCAGGTTCAGGTAAAAACGAAATAGCATCAAAGCTAGAAAGAAGACTAAATGACCTTGGTAAGAAGGTATACTACCTAAATTCTACTAACCTTAGATTTGGAATATCAAGTGACCTTACATTCTCAGATGAAGATGTACATGAGCATGTAAGAAGAATAGCTGAAATAGCTAATCTATTCCAAGATGCAGGATATATAACTATCGTAACAAGCGTAAGTAGATTTAAGGAAGATAGAGAAAGTGCTAAGAACATAATAGGAGCTAAAAACTATTATGAAATATATGTAGATGCAAATGACGACATATGCAAGGAACGAAGTTCAAGACCAGCATGTGAAGCAGAAGCTGCTATAATAGGGTATGAAAAGGCAGATTATCCTGTAACATCACTATTTATTGAAGAGGTTGATTTTGATAGTGATAAGAAGGTTGATAGTTTAATTGATGCTTTAAATTTATAG
- a CDS encoding 4Fe-4S dicluster domain-containing protein: MSIKIIESKCVSCGKCLKVCPGNLIYKDENKKAYIKYPRECWGCTACLKECQVGAIKYYLEPDVGGCSGYMYAKDSKDTLEWTFVIDGSEEKIKVNKKESNKY, encoded by the coding sequence ATGAGCATTAAGATAATTGAATCAAAGTGTGTGTCATGTGGAAAATGCCTTAAAGTATGCCCTGGAAACTTAATATATAAAGATGAAAATAAGAAAGCATATATAAAATATCCTAGAGAATGCTGGGGATGTACAGCTTGTCTTAAGGAATGTCAGGTAGGAGCTATTAAGTATTACTTAGAGCCAGACGTTGGTGGATGTTCAGGATATATGTATGCAAAGGACAGTAAAGACACACTTGAATGGACCTTTGTTATAGATGGCAGTGAAGAGAAGATAAAGGTTAATAAGAAAGAATCAAATAAGTATTAA
- the tsaD gene encoding tRNA (adenosine(37)-N6)-threonylcarbamoyltransferase complex transferase subunit TsaD codes for MMKDIITLGIESSCDETSAAVVKNGREVLSNIILSQIDIHKKFGGVVPEVASRKHVEAISNVIEEAIEKAGIKYEDIDVIASTYGPGLVGALLVGLSTAKAMALSMKKPFVGVNHIEGHISANYIEHKELCPPFVTLVVSGGHSHLVYVKDYGKYEILGRTRDDAAGEAYDKISRALGLGYPGGPEIDRLAKEGNPFAIDFPRSYLEEDSFDFSFSGLKSAVLNYLNKMNMQSIEVNKADVAASFQQAVVEVLAEKAVRAVKHTGVDTLCLAGGVAANTALRDLLTKKCTKREIRFLYPSNVLCTDNAAMIASSGYYDYINGYTSSLNLNAVPSLKIGDRK; via the coding sequence ATTATGAAAGATATTATAACTTTAGGTATAGAAAGTAGTTGTGATGAAACTTCAGCAGCTGTTGTTAAAAATGGAAGAGAAGTTTTATCTAATATTATTTTATCTCAAATAGATATTCATAAAAAATTCGGAGGAGTAGTTCCAGAGGTAGCATCTAGAAAACATGTTGAGGCAATCTCAAATGTTATAGAAGAAGCTATTGAAAAAGCTGGTATAAAATATGAAGATATTGATGTTATAGCCTCAACATATGGACCAGGTCTTGTTGGTGCTCTACTGGTGGGACTTTCTACAGCAAAGGCTATGGCATTATCAATGAAAAAGCCATTTGTAGGTGTAAATCATATAGAAGGGCATATAAGCGCTAATTATATAGAGCATAAAGAGTTATGTCCACCATTTGTAACACTAGTTGTATCAGGAGGACATTCTCATCTAGTTTATGTTAAAGACTATGGGAAGTATGAGATACTTGGAAGAACAAGGGATGATGCAGCGGGAGAGGCATATGACAAAATATCAAGAGCACTAGGACTTGGATATCCAGGAGGGCCAGAAATAGATAGATTAGCTAAGGAAGGAAACCCTTTCGCTATCGATTTTCCAAGATCTTATCTTGAAGAAGATAGTTTTGATTTCTCATTTAGTGGGCTTAAGTCAGCAGTACTTAACTATCTAAACAAAATGAATATGCAGTCAATAGAAGTTAATAAGGCAGACGTAGCTGCAAGTTTTCAGCAAGCTGTAGTTGAAGTATTAGCAGAGAAAGCAGTTAGAGCAGTAAAACATACAGGAGTAGATACTCTATGCCTTGCTGGGGGAGTTGCAGCGAATACTGCACTTAGAGACCTTTTAACTAAAAAATGTACTAAAAGAGAAATAAGATTCCTATATCCATCTAATGTACTTTGTACTGATAATGCAGCAATGATTGCATCAAGTGGATATTATGATTATATAAATGGATATACATCAAGTTTGAATTTAAATGCTGTTCCTTCTTTGAAGATTGGGGATAGGAAGTAA
- a CDS encoding nitrite/sulfite reductase has protein sequence MFTVNEFIDIFEKSLSGEDVDSFKKYSSLMGIYTERNDGRYMIRYRFNGGVIKPTELEGIANVLKELEFNKIHFTTRQDLQFHRLTAEELKKVLSLCEGVGISSRGTGGPSTRNIQISPLSGVVKDEDYDITPYVLKATNYVLNDDPIYTLPKKYKVSVSNNFKDTVNATISDLGIITKKKSGKKGFKVYGAGGLGNSPNVSILLCEFDEAENILYHILAMRKIFDEHGDREVRAKARIRHILKRLGEEEFRNLYISELEEFKKDPSLKIVLSKEDEEAIEKSYEKYYETGYDAHPLIKFGRYRNIITKQKQRGYYSLYIHPHGGDMSYDEIVKILDVIKGLDYEVSLRLTNTQGFYVRDIKSNDVEKFLNALPSTETEDIFTSVSCTGAGTCKLGILKSKNLLHEIVRVFKDEKKSIRKSLPRVYISGCPNSCGQHLKGEIGLCGRAKKAAKGLVPYFGIFVNGNLSENPSLGYEIGAIPARNIPSFFVELAGLKLDSKIKGFKEFYEENKSGVESLIEKYSQFDEENDEFYTEFGVDEKFELKVHKK, from the coding sequence ATGTTTACTGTTAATGAGTTTATCGATATATTTGAAAAAAGTTTAAGTGGTGAAGATGTTGATTCATTCAAGAAGTACTCGTCTTTGATGGGGATATATACTGAAAGAAATGACGGTAGGTATATGATTAGATATAGATTCAATGGTGGGGTAATAAAACCCACTGAATTAGAGGGAATTGCTAATGTTTTAAAGGAGTTAGAATTTAACAAAATACACTTTACAACTAGGCAAGATCTTCAATTCCACCGTTTAACAGCTGAGGAGTTAAAAAAAGTACTTAGCCTTTGTGAAGGTGTTGGTATTTCATCTAGGGGAACTGGTGGACCATCTACTAGAAATATTCAAATCTCACCACTATCTGGAGTAGTAAAAGATGAAGATTATGATATTACCCCTTACGTTTTAAAAGCAACTAATTATGTTTTAAATGATGATCCTATATATACACTTCCTAAGAAATACAAAGTAAGTGTTTCTAATAATTTCAAGGATACTGTTAATGCAACTATTTCTGATCTTGGAATTATTACAAAGAAGAAAAGCGGGAAAAAAGGATTTAAGGTATATGGTGCAGGAGGTCTTGGAAACTCTCCAAATGTATCTATACTGTTATGTGAATTTGATGAGGCTGAAAATATACTTTATCATATTTTAGCTATGAGAAAGATATTTGATGAGCATGGAGATAGAGAAGTTAGAGCTAAGGCAAGAATAAGACATATTCTAAAAAGACTTGGAGAAGAAGAGTTTAGAAACCTTTATATATCTGAGCTTGAAGAGTTTAAGAAAGATCCTAGTCTAAAAATAGTACTTAGCAAGGAAGATGAAGAGGCAATTGAAAAGTCATATGAAAAGTATTATGAAACTGGATATGATGCACATCCTCTTATTAAGTTTGGTAGATATAGAAATATAATAACTAAGCAAAAACAAAGAGGATATTATAGTTTATATATCCATCCACATGGTGGAGACATGTCATATGATGAGATAGTTAAAATCCTAGATGTAATCAAGGGTCTAGATTATGAAGTATCACTTAGACTTACTAATACTCAAGGATTCTACGTTAGAGATATTAAATCAAATGACGTTGAAAAGTTCTTAAATGCACTACCATCAACGGAAACTGAGGACATATTTACATCAGTATCATGTACTGGTGCAGGAACATGTAAACTTGGAATACTAAAGTCTAAGAATCTTTTACATGAAATCGTAAGAGTATTTAAAGATGAGAAGAAGTCTATAAGAAAGTCACTTCCAAGAGTTTATATATCAGGTTGCCCAAACTCATGTGGACAGCATCTTAAAGGTGAAATCGGACTTTGTGGTAGAGCTAAAAAAGCAGCTAAGGGGCTTGTTCCATACTTCGGAATTTTTGTTAACGGAAATCTTTCCGAAAATCCTTCACTAGGATATGAGATAGGAGCAATACCTGCAAGAAATATACCAAGCTTCTTTGTTGAATTAGCTGGATTAAAACTAGATTCTAAAATAAAGGGCTTTAAAGAGTTCTATGAGGAAAATAAGTCAGGGGTTGAAAGCCTTATTGAGAAATACTCACAATTTGATGAGGAAAATGATGAGTTCTATACTGAATTCGGAGTAGATGAAAAGTTCGAACTAAAGGTACACAAGAAATAA
- the cysD gene encoding sulfate adenylyltransferase subunit CysD, translating to MDYLDRLEAESIFILREAYKKLGKLGMLWSIGKDSTVILWLAKKAFYGNCPFPLIHVDTKHKIPEMIEFRDRVAKELNLNLIVHTNEEAIKAGMGPHKGRIECCKALKSEGLTQVTKNNGFEGLIVGIRRDEEGSRSKERVFSERKSDSEWDYADQPPELWDQFKTDFKKGNHIRVHPILGWREIDIWEYIKRENIPIIDLYFSKNGKRYRSLGCAPCTGQIESTASSIDEIIEELKNTKETERSGRAQDNENAHALEKLRKEGYM from the coding sequence ATGGATTATTTAGATAGATTAGAGGCTGAAAGTATTTTTATACTAAGAGAGGCCTACAAAAAGCTTGGAAAGCTAGGAATGCTTTGGTCTATAGGAAAGGACTCAACAGTTATATTATGGCTTGCTAAAAAAGCATTTTACGGGAACTGTCCATTTCCACTTATACACGTAGATACTAAGCACAAGATACCAGAAATGATTGAATTCAGAGATAGAGTAGCTAAGGAACTTAACCTAAACCTTATAGTTCATACAAATGAAGAAGCTATAAAGGCTGGTATGGGTCCTCATAAAGGAAGAATTGAATGTTGTAAGGCTCTTAAGTCAGAAGGTCTTACACAGGTTACTAAAAACAATGGATTTGAAGGGCTAATCGTTGGTATTAGAAGAGACGAAGAAGGATCACGTTCAAAGGAAAGAGTTTTCAGTGAAAGAAAAAGTGATAGTGAATGGGATTATGCAGACCAACCACCAGAGCTATGGGACCAATTTAAAACAGACTTTAAAAAGGGAAATCATATAAGAGTTCATCCAATTCTAGGTTGGAGAGAAATTGATATTTGGGAGTACATTAAGAGAGAAAATATTCCTATAATAGATCTTTACTTCTCTAAGAATGGTAAAAGATATAGATCACTTGGATGTGCACCATGTACAGGGCAAATTGAATCAACTGCATCTAGTATAGATGAGATAATCGAAGAGCTTAAGAACACTAAGGAAACAGAAAGAAGTGGTAGAGCTCAAGATAACGAAAATGCACATGCATTAGAAAAGCTTAGAAAAGAAGGATATATGTAA
- a CDS encoding adenylyl-sulfate reductase subunit alpha translates to MLEVKTLETDILIIGGGTAGCWAAINIAENSNKDIIIAEKANIKRGGCLAAGVNALNAYINEGQTVDSFTDYVRDEFEGIVREDLVYTIAKGLNKSADKLHEMGLPILKDENGKYASRGKRSIKINGEGIKPLIAGKVLEHKNIRVIERINITDYIVKNGEVIGAYGFSLDKEEFYVIYSKATICATGGAAGIYKPNNSGQSPHKMWYSPFNTGAGLAMGIRAGAEMTSFEMRFIALRCKDTIAPTGTVAQGVKTPHINAKGEEYLEKYGYKTHLRLYGTVMENINGNGPCYLKTEGISEESENQLFKAYLNMAPAQALRWMDSKKMPSENNIEIEGTEPYIVGGHSLSGYWVDTDRRSTLKGLFVAGDVAGGAPKKYVTGCFVEGEIVAEESLKYIENKSLEKLDSKIIEEKKNEVEKYFNGDSVYSINSIEEAMQKVMDEYAGGISSGYGYNMEGLEIAESRISRLLELSKDLKCNDMHELLFIHEVIDRLLIAKVLIKHMQERKETRLRCYCENQSYKEKDDVNYKKYVNSVFDGKDIKITLRDIVERGQVYEH, encoded by the coding sequence ATGCTTGAGGTAAAAACATTAGAAACAGATATTTTGATTATTGGTGGAGGAACTGCAGGGTGCTGGGCAGCAATAAATATTGCAGAAAACTCTAACAAAGATATTATAATAGCGGAAAAAGCAAACATTAAAAGGGGAGGATGTCTTGCAGCAGGAGTAAACGCTCTTAATGCATACATCAATGAAGGCCAAACAGTTGATAGCTTTACTGATTATGTAAGAGATGAATTCGAGGGAATTGTTCGTGAAGATTTAGTATATACAATTGCTAAGGGACTTAACAAATCAGCTGACAAGCTACACGAAATGGGGCTTCCAATTTTAAAAGACGAAAATGGTAAGTATGCTTCTAGAGGTAAAAGAAGTATAAAGATAAATGGAGAAGGAATTAAGCCTTTAATTGCTGGAAAGGTTCTTGAACATAAAAACATAAGAGTTATCGAGAGAATTAATATAACTGACTACATTGTGAAAAATGGGGAGGTTATAGGTGCATATGGATTCTCACTTGATAAGGAAGAGTTCTATGTAATATATTCTAAGGCAACTATTTGTGCAACTGGTGGGGCAGCAGGAATTTATAAGCCTAATAATTCAGGTCAATCTCCTCACAAGATGTGGTATTCACCATTTAATACTGGAGCAGGTCTTGCTATGGGGATTAGAGCAGGTGCAGAAATGACAAGCTTTGAGATGAGATTCATCGCCTTAAGATGTAAGGACACAATAGCACCAACTGGAACAGTAGCTCAAGGTGTTAAGACTCCACATATAAATGCTAAGGGTGAAGAGTACCTAGAAAAGTATGGATATAAGACTCACCTAAGACTTTATGGAACTGTAATGGAGAACATTAATGGAAATGGTCCATGCTATCTTAAAACAGAAGGTATAAGTGAGGAGAGCGAAAACCAGCTTTTCAAGGCATACCTAAACATGGCTCCTGCACAGGCACTTAGATGGATGGATTCTAAGAAAATGCCAAGTGAAAATAACATAGAAATCGAAGGAACAGAGCCTTATATAGTAGGTGGACACTCACTATCAGGATACTGGGTAGATACAGATAGACGCTCAACACTAAAGGGACTATTTGTAGCTGGAGATGTAGCTGGTGGTGCACCTAAGAAATATGTTACAGGATGCTTTGTAGAAGGTGAGATTGTAGCAGAAGAGTCACTTAAGTATATTGAAAACAAATCTTTAGAAAAGTTAGATTCTAAGATTATAGAAGAGAAGAAAAATGAAGTTGAAAAGTACTTCAATGGAGATTCTGTTTATTCTATAAACTCTATAGAGGAAGCAATGCAAAAGGTTATGGATGAGTATGCTGGTGGTATTTCTTCAGGATATGGATATAACATGGAAGGCCTTGAAATTGCTGAAAGTAGAATATCAAGATTACTTGAATTATCAAAGGATCTAAAGTGCAATGACATGCACGAGCTTCTTTTCATACATGAGGTTATAGATAGACTTTTAATTGCTAAGGTTCTTATAAAGCATATGCAGGAGAGAAAAGAAACGAGACTTAGATGCTACTGCGAAAACCAAAGCTATAAAGAAAAAGACGACGTAAATTATAAAAAGTATGTTAACTCTGTGTTTGACGGAAAAGATATAAAGATTACACTAAGGGATATTGTTGAAAGGGGGCAGGTTTATGAGCATTAA
- a CDS encoding pentapeptide repeat-containing protein, whose translation MIDNSKINVIKPKSIWKKPVDIRFKDLFITLSKGLIHGVTQNWTEVSTDVADALASIGLETTPGEKAWKLVYKSVTKALFSIIEDNESLLKTKQINSSILIQDVTEIFEDEITIDNTFFDSPKEANIVKIIQEMLSNWLMNCGFNQSEMESICNRFPSYFVYALNNEWRENYSEYSSILENTTTPFSLQAEIEKNWAYYYSQLNKELDEPLFLEAFSLMQIYVPLNGYYRNKVAVEQNKRLSLVYTETEVYERVVVDLEEEIDNWIENSEKEDALRVICGGPGCGKSTFAKKIASVQSSKSDLQVLFIPLHHFELKDDLVDAVNSFILYEGILKHKPLDIDNGEKRLLIIFDGLDELALQGKFGMEASQQFIQEVQQKLYNFNMKQLRLQIIITGRDLIIQSNQCNIRKDRQVLHILPYYISHKKMEKKYTLHKEGYTYVDDKALLKKDLRHEWWRKYGSLTGKGYTQMPKELSLNKLDEITSQPLLNYLVALSYERKQIDFTIQSNLNEIYGDLIKNVYDRDWDSGIHRSLQNVTYDQFVRVLEEIALATWHGDGRTTTVKEIEEHCDSSGLKSLLLAFQEGASKGVTRLLTAFYFRQSNNQMNNDKTFEFTHKSFGEYLTAKRIILGIDIISGHIEKKQKNPDYGWDEKEALKNWIQLCGSTTMDEYVFSFIEGEMKLINTKKIKGWHKTLLRLLSYSLKNGLPFEILHNRPNYKDEMKQEQNSIESLLLVICKCADLGNVRTKITHPSPTSFGELLARVQGQRIGPKNRLISRCFVNMDLDGIILDARDFCRVSFQGLNIRESKLKMSNMLLAEFYNCNLNKSNFIFSSFHTCTMDKVNAKNAKFINADFSSSYIMNVDFTKSTFRKADFSDAVLKNVKFVGAELQEVSFNNAKLVNVVFDNAIFDYKLLIGASYNGNKITENNFNKFQQMRNATIEEVSVTEID comes from the coding sequence GTGATTGACAATAGTAAAATTAATGTGATTAAACCCAAATCTATCTGGAAGAAACCTGTTGATATTAGGTTCAAGGACTTATTCATTACGCTTAGTAAAGGATTAATTCATGGTGTAACTCAAAATTGGACAGAAGTATCTACAGATGTTGCAGATGCTCTAGCATCTATTGGCTTGGAAACCACACCTGGTGAAAAGGCTTGGAAATTAGTATACAAATCTGTAACAAAAGCGCTATTTAGTATTATAGAAGATAATGAAAGTCTATTAAAAACAAAACAAATTAATTCTAGTATATTAATTCAAGATGTTACTGAAATATTTGAGGATGAAATAACTATAGATAATACTTTTTTTGATTCGCCAAAAGAAGCTAATATAGTAAAGATAATTCAAGAAATGCTTTCTAATTGGTTAATGAATTGTGGTTTTAATCAATCAGAAATGGAATCCATATGCAATAGATTCCCAAGCTATTTTGTATACGCCTTAAATAATGAATGGCGGGAAAACTATAGTGAATATTCTTCAATTTTAGAGAATACAACAACACCTTTTTCATTACAAGCTGAAATAGAAAAAAACTGGGCATATTATTATTCTCAACTTAATAAGGAATTAGATGAGCCACTTTTTTTAGAAGCATTTAGCCTAATGCAAATTTATGTACCACTTAATGGATATTATAGAAATAAAGTGGCTGTAGAGCAAAATAAAAGGTTAAGTTTAGTTTATACAGAAACTGAAGTATATGAAAGAGTAGTGGTTGATTTAGAAGAAGAAATTGATAATTGGATAGAAAATAGTGAAAAGGAAGATGCATTAAGGGTTATTTGTGGGGGCCCAGGATGTGGAAAATCTACTTTTGCAAAAAAAATTGCATCTGTTCAATCATCAAAATCAGATCTCCAGGTCTTATTTATACCATTACATCATTTTGAGTTAAAAGATGATTTAGTTGATGCTGTAAATTCATTTATTTTATATGAAGGTATATTAAAGCACAAACCTCTGGATATTGATAATGGAGAAAAAAGGTTACTAATTATATTTGATGGATTGGATGAGCTTGCGTTACAAGGGAAATTTGGAATGGAAGCATCTCAACAATTTATTCAAGAAGTACAACAAAAGTTGTATAACTTTAACATGAAGCAATTGCGATTACAAATAATTATAACCGGAAGGGATTTAATTATACAAAGTAATCAATGTAATATTAGGAAGGATAGGCAGGTACTACATATACTTCCATATTATATTTCACATAAGAAAATGGAAAAAAAGTATACCTTACATAAAGAAGGCTATACTTATGTTGATGATAAGGCATTATTGAAGAAAGACCTGCGACATGAATGGTGGAGAAAATATGGAAGTTTAACTGGTAAAGGTTATACGCAAATGCCAAAAGAATTATCATTAAATAAGCTTGATGAGATAACTTCTCAGCCATTATTAAACTATTTAGTGGCATTAAGTTACGAAAGAAAGCAAATAGACTTTACAATACAAAGCAACCTTAATGAAATTTATGGAGACTTAATAAAAAATGTATATGATAGGGACTGGGACTCAGGAATTCATCGATCATTACAGAATGTTACATATGATCAATTTGTTAGAGTACTTGAGGAAATAGCACTTGCAACTTGGCATGGTGATGGGAGGACTACTACAGTAAAAGAAATTGAAGAGCATTGTGACAGTAGTGGTCTTAAATCCTTGTTATTAGCATTTCAAGAAGGTGCATCCAAAGGAGTTACGCGCTTGCTTACAGCTTTTTACTTTAGGCAATCTAATAATCAAATGAACAACGATAAAACATTTGAATTTACTCACAAAAGTTTTGGAGAATACTTAACTGCCAAAAGAATTATATTGGGCATAGACATAATTAGCGGACATATTGAAAAAAAGCAAAAAAATCCTGATTATGGTTGGGATGAAAAGGAAGCCTTAAAAAACTGGATTCAATTATGCGGTTCAACAACAATGGATGAATATGTATTTAGTTTTATCGAAGGTGAAATGAAACTAATTAATACCAAAAAAATAAAAGGGTGGCATAAGACATTATTAAGACTATTATCATATTCTCTTAAAAACGGGTTGCCATTTGAAATACTTCATAATAGACCCAATTATAAAGATGAAATGAAACAAGAACAAAATTCAATTGAATCTCTACTTTTAGTCATTTGCAAATGTGCTGATTTAGGAAATGTTAGAACAAAAATTACTCACCCATCTCCTACGTCTTTTGGAGAACTTTTGGCTAGAGTACAAGGGCAACGTATAGGTCCAAAAAACAGACTAATATCTAGATGTTTTGTTAATATGGATTTAGATGGAATTATACTTGATGCTAGAGATTTTTGTAGAGTAAGTTTTCAGGGATTAAATATCAGGGAGTCAAAACTTAAAATGTCAAATATGCTCTTGGCTGAATTTTATAATTGTAATTTAAATAAATCTAATTTTATTTTTTCTTCATTTCATACATGTACAATGGATAAAGTTAATGCAAAAAATGCAAAGTTTATAAATGCAGATTTTTCTTCATCATATATAATGAATGTCGACTTTACAAAATCAACATTCCGGAAAGCTGATTTCAGTGATGCAGTGTTGAAGAATGTAAAATTTGTTGGGGCTGAATTACAAGAAGTAAGCTTTAATAATGCAAAATTAGTTAATGTTGTCTTTGATAATGCTATTTTTGATTATAAACTATTAATAGGAGCATCATATAATGGTAATAAGATTACTGAAAATAACTTCAATAAATTTCAACAAATGCGAAATGCTACAATAGAAGAAGTATCGGTTACAGAGATCGATTAA
- the cysC gene encoding adenylyl-sulfate kinase has product MSENVYLEEFTIGRGEREGLLNQKGIVIWFTGLSGSGKSTIANALEKELHKRGKLTYVLDGDNLRLSLNSDLKFTEEDRKENLRRVGEVSKILVNLGVITLCTFVSPIRQDREETRKLLGNDYKEVYVNCPFSECEKRDPKNLYKRARNGEIKNFTGLDSPYEAPVSPEITIDTTNTTVEEAVERIINTLNL; this is encoded by the coding sequence ATGAGCGAGAATGTCTACTTAGAAGAATTTACTATAGGTAGAGGAGAAAGAGAAGGTCTTCTTAATCAAAAGGGGATTGTAATATGGTTTACTGGGCTTTCAGGTTCAGGTAAATCAACAATAGCAAATGCCCTTGAAAAGGAACTTCATAAAAGAGGGAAATTAACCTACGTTCTTGATGGGGACAACCTTAGATTATCTTTAAATAGTGACTTAAAGTTCACTGAAGAGGATAGAAAAGAGAACCTAAGAAGGGTAGGAGAGGTTTCTAAAATACTTGTTAACTTAGGAGTTATTACACTTTGTACATTTGTATCTCCTATAAGACAAGATAGGGAAGAAACAAGAAAGCTTTTAGGTAATGATTATAAAGAGGTTTATGTTAATTGCCCATTTAGCGAATGTGAAAAAAGAGACCCTAAGAATCTTTATAAAAGGGCAAGAAATGGAGAGATTAAAAACTTCACAGGACTAGATTCTCCATATGAAGCTCCAGTTTCCCCAGAGATTACAATAGACACTACTAATACTACAGTAGAAGAAGCTGTAGAAAGAATTATAAATACTTTAAATCTATAG